A stretch of the Zeugodacus cucurbitae isolate PBARC_wt_2022May chromosome 6, idZeuCucr1.2, whole genome shotgun sequence genome encodes the following:
- the LOC105216076 gene encoding endocuticle structural glycoprotein SgAbd-9, with the protein MAKLCAVLFLCVAAFALTSAATIRDRPLAFGKPAAVPIVAVVQSEKEKEFVPIVKSVAERKDDGSFVFSYEGADGSYREEVGIVKNAGTDEETLEVSGSYRYYDADGQLVEVRYTAGENGFVPQGSNIPQEISAAAQAAAEVARSQPVEVK; encoded by the exons ATGGCCAAATTG TGCGCAGTCCTGTTTCTTTGCGTTGCCGCTTTTGCGCTCACCTCCGCTGCCACCATCCGCGATCGCCCCTTGGCGTTTGGCAAGCCAGCTGCTGTGCCCATCGTTGCTGTCGTGCAGTCTGAGAAGGAGAAAGAATTCGTGCCAATTGTGAAATCAGTGGCGGAGCGCAAAGATGATGGTTCTTTCGTCTTCTCGTACGAGGGCGCTGATGGCAGTTACCGCGAGGAGGTCGGCATTGTAAAGAACGCCGGCACCGATGAGGAGACTTTGGAAGTGTCGGGCTCATACCGTTACTACGACGCCGATGGTCAGTTGGTCGAGGTGCGTTATACCGCAGGCGAAAATGGTTTTGTGCCACAAGGCTCGAATATTCCACAAGAAATCTCGGCAGCAGCGCAAGCAGCCGCTGAGGTGGCGCGTAGTCAGCCAGTGGAAGTGAAATGA
- the LOC105216089 gene encoding uncharacterized protein LOC105216089: MRFFILFALIVAIYAQEDKVPEQAEIAAVQTLPEAEQTAGVDVVPNSLLEDADAGGEHAEEAERVARGFGWGGYGGYGYKRWGGGGFGGYKRWGGGYGGYGGYGGHGGYGGYGGYGYRPHYSWGYRKYWG; this comes from the coding sequence ATGCGCTTTTTCATTCTATTCGCATTGATCGTTGCGATCTACGCACAAGAGGATAAAGTTCCCGAGCAAGCGGAGATTGCCGCTGTGCAGACACTACCCGAAGCAGAGCAGACCGCTGGCGTAGATGTGGTGCCCAACAGTTTGCTGGAAGATGCGGATGCTGGTGGGGAGCATGCGGAAGAGGCCGAACGTGTGGCACGTGGTTTTGGCTGGGGCGGTTACGGCGGCTACGGCTATAAGCGTTGGGGAGGCGGAGGCTTTGGCGGCTACAAGCGTTGGGGTGGCGGTTATGGCGGCTACGGCGGCTATGGAGGCCACGGTGGCTATGGTGGTTATGGTGGTTATGGCTATCGTCCGCACTATTCTTGGGGTTATCGCAAATACTGGGGTTAA
- the LOC105216077 gene encoding endocuticle structural protein SgAbd-6 — translation MVKYFVLFACLAVAAVSAAPVEEPVEHEVVPILKSEINKQDNGAYNLHYEGGDGTSRKEEASVVDEGTEEEALEIKGSYKYINSEGEEVEVFYTAGKNGFVPYGSIINPEISAVAEAAKDLPKEEVEEPKRKSVSV, via the exons ATGGTTAAATAT TTCGTTCTTTTCGCTTGTCTGGCCGTCGCTGCTGTCTCAGCTGCACCAGTCGAAGAACCAGTCGAACACGAAGTTGTTCCAATTCTGAAGTCCGAGATCAACAAGCAGGACAATGGTGCATACAATTTGCACTACGAAGGTGGTGATGGCACCAGCCGCAAGGAGGAAGCCAGCGTAGTCGATGAGGGCACCGAAGAGGAAGCGCTCGAAATTAAGGGCTCCTACAAATACATCAACTCTGAGGGTGAAGAAGTCGAGGTCTTCTATACCGCTGGCAAAAATGGTTTCGTTCCTTACGGTTCCATCATCAATCCCGAGATTTCAGCTGTAGCTGAAGCTGCTAAGGATTTGCCCAAAGAAGAGGTTGAAGAGCCGAAAAGGAAATCCGTCAGCGTctaa
- the LOC105216078 gene encoding larval cuticle protein LCP-17, whose protein sequence is MYKFVCVLAFVGAAYAASIGAGVESTTEKREIIPLLRFETDRKPDGSFSFSYEGGDQSARQEAGEVQNVGTEEEALEIQGSYRYIDADGQEIEVHYTAGKNGFVPIGTNIPAEISEAAKAAADQPNEPEETEKVKRVARSHKEGEKGEEEEEKEGKQEKEEKEVKEKEVEQEEPKETAKVEKVEKAEEAEQEKKVEEKEVEKQDEEKSEKSEKSEKSEKAEKSEKSEKSEKAEKEE, encoded by the exons ATGTACAAATTT GTATGCGTATTAGCTTTTGTTGGCGCCGCCTATGCGGCCAGCATCGGTGCTGGTGTTGAATCGACCACTGAGAAGCGTGAAATAATTCCACTGCTGCGCTTTGAGACTGACAGAAAACCCGATGGTTCATTCAGTTTCTCCTACGAGGGCGGCGATCAGAGTGCGCGCCAAGAGGCTGGTGAAGTGCAAAATGTCGGTACTGAGGAGGAAGCGCTCGAGATCCAGGGCTCCTACCGTTACATCGATGCCGATGGTCAAGAGATCGAAGTACACTACACTGCCGGCAAGAATGGTTTCGTGCCAATCGGTACCAATATTCCCGCTGAAATCTCAGAGGCTGCTAAGGCGGCTGCTGATCAGCCCAATGAGCCTGAGGAGACAGAGAAAGTGAAGCGCGTTGCGCGTTCGCACAAAGAAGGCGAGAAGGGagaggaggaggaggagaaAGAAGGCAAGCAAGAAAAAGAAGAGAAAGAAGTGAAGGAAAAGGAAGTGGAACAAGAAGAGCCTAAAGAAACCGCCAAAGTGGAAAAAGTAGAAAAGGCTGAGGAGGCAGAGCAGGAGAAAAAGGTGGAagagaaagaagtagagaagcAAGACGAAGAGAAATCGGAAAAATCTGAGAAATCCGAAAAATCCGAGAAAGCTGAGAAGTCCGAGAAATCTGAGAAATCTGAGAAGGCCGAAAAGGAAGAATAG